In Leptolyngbya sp. O-77, the genomic window TGACGAATGCTCAGATAAGTGTCACAGTCGATCGCATTCGGGCGATCGATAAGTTCGATTTCACACCGGGCGATCGGGCAGATTTTTACATTGAAGAGATCTTCATTGGTAATCAATTAACTGGAAGAAGCAGAGTATTTTGGGATCAGGATGATGTTCGCCCAAACTATACGGTTGCCAGGAGTGTGGATATCAATAGTATCGATGACTTTACTCATAATGTAGGGATTGATGTAAGGGATGACGATCCACCTTTTCCTAGATCCTTTCATGATCGAGCAGATATAGATGGTACACGAGGCAGATTTGCGGGAGGCATTTACGATCGCCGCACCAATATGTTTCGCAACGGTGAGCAAACATTTGTAGAAAATGGTAGAAGCCTGACAGAGACTGGCGACGGTTTTGCAATCGGTACTAGACTAAAACGGGCCAGCATCGAGTATCGAGTAACCTACAGCGCCTTTACCTCCTCCAGCACCTTCAACCAGCTCAACCGTTCCTCGACGCTCACGGGCGACAACCGCAGCAACACCATCGTTGGCAACAACCGCAACGGCATCCTCGATGGTGGTGGTGGCAGCGACAGTCTCTCTGGCATGGGTGGCAACGACGTGCTGTGTGGCAACAACGGCAACGACACCCTGTATGGCGGCACCGGGCGCGATATGCTGTGGGGCGGTCGCGGCAATGATACCTATTACGGCGGTGCAGGGCGCGATACGTTTGTGCTGGATCTGCTGCGCGGTGTGGATGTCATCAAGGATTTCAAAGACGGCACCGACAAGATCGGGCTGACCAACGGCATTGTTTACGAGCTGCTGGACATCAAAAAAGAAGGCAAACACTCCGGCATCTTCCTGGGCGACCAGAAGCTGGGCGTGGTGGAGAATACGCGCCCGCGCGACCTGACGGCAGACGATTTCCAGTCCATCAGCTTTGTCACCATCAAGGACATCCTCACGCCCCAGGTGATGGCGTAGGGCTGATCCCCCTAAATCCCCCTTAGTAAGGGGGACTTCCGAGCCGCTCCGACCCGCTCCAGTTCCCCCCTTATTAAGGTAGGGTTGATTCTCTACCCGGAAGAATACAGATTGGAAGAGATGAGATCAAGGCGAAGAGATGGGAGTAGAGGCATTAATTGAACAATTAGAAACGATTCCAGATTGGCGCGGGACGGAAAGTCCAATATCCCCTGTGGTTGATGCTGTTGATGACCTTGTTGGG contains:
- a CDS encoding calcium-binding protein, with product MTRQIFDRESNNQRSQAVNAGNANGGFFVRDGNLNSNDKRDFYQFQVDRPTQVDLTLQAKPFLGRVNAALLLQDNNGNLLTFANSINNRAQLFMPNLPAGTYFLEVLNDGLESYSYDLSASGATVTNAQISVTVDRIRAIDKFDFTPGDRADFYIEEIFIGNQLTGRSRVFWDQDDVRPNYTVARSVDINSIDDFTHNVGIDVRDDDPPFPRSFHDRADIDGTRGRFAGGIYDRRTNMFRNGEQTFVENGRSLTETGDGFAIGTRLKRASIEYRVTYSAFTSSSTFNQLNRSSTLTGDNRSNTIVGNNRNGILDGGGGSDSLSGMGGNDVLCGNNGNDTLYGGTGRDMLWGGRGNDTYYGGAGRDTFVLDLLRGVDVIKDFKDGTDKIGLTNGIVYELLDIKKEGKHSGIFLGDQKLGVVENTRPRDLTADDFQSISFVTIKDILTPQVMA